One stretch of Mus pahari chromosome 5, PAHARI_EIJ_v1.1, whole genome shotgun sequence DNA includes these proteins:
- the LOC110322211 gene encoding gamma-crystallin E-like isoform X1 encodes MGKITFYEDRSFQGRHYECSTDHSNLQPYFSRCNSVRVDSGCWMLYEQPNFTGCQYFLRRGDYPDYQQWMGFSDSVRSCRLIPHSSSHRIRIYEREDYRGQMVEITDDCSHLQDRFHFSDFHSFHVMEGYWVLYEMPNYRGRQYLLRPREYRRYHDWGAMNARVGSLRRIMDFY; translated from the exons ATGGGGAAG ATCACCTTCTATGAGGACCGCAGCTTCCAGGGCCGCCACTATGAGTGCAGCACCGACCACTCCAACCTGCAGCCCTACTTCAGCCGCTGCAACTCTGTGCGAGTGGACAGTGGCTGCTGGATGCTCTATGAGCAGCCCAACTTCACAGGCTGCCAGTACTTCCTGCGTCGCGGGGACTACCCTGACTACCAGCAGTGGATGGGTTTCAGCGACTCTGTCCGCTCCTGCCGCCTCATCCCCCAC TCCAGTTCTCACAGGATCCGGATCTACGAGCGAGAGGACTACAGAGGCCAGATGGTGGAGATCACAGACGATTGCTCCCACCTGCAGGACCGCTTCCACTTCAGTGACTTCCACTCCTTCCACGTGATGGAGGGCTACTGGGTCCTCTACGAGATGCCCAACTACCGGGGGCGGCAGTACCTGCTCAGGCCCAGGGAGTACAGGCGCTACCACGACTGGGGCGCCATGAATGCCAGGGTGGGCTCTTTGAGGAGAATCATGGATTTCTATTGA
- the LOC110322211 gene encoding gamma-crystallin E-like isoform X2 — MGKITFYEDRSFQGRHYECSTDHSNLQPYFSRCNSVRVDSGCWMLYEQPNFTGCQYFLRRGDYPDYQQWMGFSDSVRSCRLIPHDPDLRARGLQRPDGGDHRRLLPPAGPLPLQ; from the exons ATGGGGAAG ATCACCTTCTATGAGGACCGCAGCTTCCAGGGCCGCCACTATGAGTGCAGCACCGACCACTCCAACCTGCAGCCCTACTTCAGCCGCTGCAACTCTGTGCGAGTGGACAGTGGCTGCTGGATGCTCTATGAGCAGCCCAACTTCACAGGCTGCCAGTACTTCCTGCGTCGCGGGGACTACCCTGACTACCAGCAGTGGATGGGTTTCAGCGACTCTGTCCGCTCCTGCCGCCTCATCCCCCAC GATCCGGATCTACGAGCGAGAGGACTACAGAGGCCAGATGGTGGAGATCACAGACGATTGCTCCCACCTGCAGGACCGCTTCCACTTCAGTGA